One part of the Thermococcus litoralis DSM 5473 genome encodes these proteins:
- a CDS encoding M42 family metallopeptidase has product MVDYELLKRIVEAPGVTGYEFMGVRDVVIEALKDYVDEIKVDKLGNIIAHKKGDGPKVMIAGHMDQIGLMVTHIEKNGFLRVAPVGGIDPRTLIAQRFKVWIDKGKFIYGVGGSVPPHIQKPEDRKKAPEWDQIFIDIGAESKEEAEEMGVKIGTVITWDGRLERLGKHRFVSIAFDDRIAVYTLVETARQLKESNADIYFVATVQEEVGLRGAKTSAFGIDPDYGFAIDVTIAADVPGTPEHKQVTQLGKGTAIKIMDRSVICHPKIVRWMEELAKKYEIPYQWDILLGGGTDAGAIHLNKAGVPTGAISIPSRYIHSNAEVVDERDVDASVKLMVKILEHIHELEI; this is encoded by the coding sequence AAGGATTACGTTGATGAGATCAAAGTCGACAAGCTCGGAAACATTATTGCCCACAAGAAAGGCGATGGTCCAAAGGTTATGATTGCTGGACATATGGATCAAATAGGTCTTATGGTAACGCACATTGAGAAGAACGGGTTTTTGAGAGTTGCCCCAGTAGGAGGAATTGATCCGAGAACTTTGATTGCCCAACGCTTCAAGGTCTGGATTGACAAGGGCAAGTTCATCTACGGAGTTGGTGGGAGTGTTCCTCCACACATTCAAAAACCTGAGGATAGGAAAAAAGCCCCCGAGTGGGATCAAATTTTCATTGACATAGGGGCTGAGTCAAAGGAAGAAGCCGAAGAGATGGGCGTCAAAATCGGAACCGTGATTACATGGGACGGAAGGCTCGAGAGGCTCGGCAAGCACCGCTTTGTTAGCATTGCATTTGACGACAGAATAGCCGTTTATACTCTAGTTGAGACTGCAAGGCAACTTAAGGAGTCAAACGCCGACATATACTTTGTGGCAACAGTTCAGGAAGAAGTGGGGCTTAGAGGAGCGAAGACAAGTGCCTTTGGCATTGATCCGGACTATGGGTTTGCAATAGACGTTACAATAGCGGCTGACGTTCCGGGCACTCCGGAGCACAAGCAAGTTACTCAGCTCGGCAAGGGAACGGCAATAAAGATAATGGATCGCTCAGTCATATGCCATCCAAAGATAGTTAGATGGATGGAAGAGCTCGCAAAGAAGTACGAGATACCCTACCAGTGGGACATCCTCCTCGGCGGAGGAACCGATGCTGGTGCAATACACCTCAACAAGGCGGGCGTTCCAACTGGGGCAATAAGCATTCCCTCAAGATACATCCACTCGAACGCTGAAGTCGTTGATGAGAGGGACGTAGATGCAAGCGTTAAGCTCATGGTAAAGATCCTTGAGCACATACACGAGCTTGAGATTTGA
- a CDS encoding helicase C-terminal domain-containing protein, with protein MSEYFPYNSLRPNQEEFIKLVDNAVRNGENLVIEAPTGFGKTVSVLAGALPYAKDMGYKIIYLARTHKQMDRVIEELKAISKKTHVSGVEFRSRKELCLHQYIQNFAPDAYNAMIVCKNLKKLGKCEFFENLKKKKEEFDELVQYFIQTPAEPITVLTYSKMFDFCPYELTRKVALNSDVIVASYLYMINPAIRENFMSYFDFDYSDLIVIFDEAHNLPDQAINALSDKVSIHSINRAIKEADEYKEHETANFLSIFLKGLENLYQEKLKDMKVEEVPILPESIFYHVFDVLGINERQLIRILDQMVKAGDAIREDKIERNLPPRSYVGRVGEFLLLWFALIGKEDYLFLMSRDKGFSLELVALDPSKALSFIKNVQSAIFMSGTLTPLEAFADIMGVEGRLKKFPRMVKRENALVLVARDVSTRGDERSLELYKKLARYVVEAAKFIPKNVGVFTASYEVLEGLLSANVDVRIREETGKKVFIEKKGASSKENDLLVMAFKEEAKKDGAVLLGVMGGRNSEGQDYSGDEMNGVVLVGIPYARPTPRVQAQIRYFENKFPGKGRYYGYILPAHRKLVQAAGRVHRSEEEKGAIIVLDYRLLWKSVQRDLPDWMRETLKPVTLASMKRHLIDFYRGEKIKVEGT; from the coding sequence ATGAGCGAATACTTCCCTTATAACTCCTTAAGGCCAAACCAAGAAGAGTTCATCAAGCTAGTGGATAATGCAGTAAGAAACGGCGAAAATCTTGTCATTGAGGCTCCAACAGGCTTTGGAAAAACTGTAAGTGTGTTGGCTGGAGCTTTGCCCTATGCCAAGGATATGGGATACAAGATAATCTACCTCGCAAGAACGCATAAGCAGATGGACAGAGTTATAGAAGAGCTCAAAGCCATAAGCAAGAAAACCCATGTAAGCGGAGTTGAGTTCAGGAGCAGAAAAGAACTTTGCCTTCACCAGTATATTCAAAACTTTGCCCCCGACGCTTACAACGCGATGATAGTCTGCAAAAATCTCAAAAAGCTTGGCAAATGCGAGTTTTTTGAAAACTTAAAGAAAAAGAAGGAAGAATTTGACGAACTTGTCCAGTACTTCATTCAAACGCCTGCGGAACCCATAACAGTGCTCACCTATTCTAAAATGTTTGACTTCTGTCCTTACGAGCTTACCCGGAAGGTTGCACTTAATTCTGATGTAATAGTGGCGAGCTACCTCTACATGATAAATCCAGCTATCAGGGAGAACTTTATGAGCTATTTTGATTTTGACTACTCTGACTTGATAGTGATCTTCGATGAAGCACATAATCTACCGGATCAGGCAATAAATGCCTTAAGCGACAAGGTAAGCATCCATAGCATCAACAGGGCAATAAAAGAAGCCGATGAATACAAGGAACACGAGACTGCCAATTTTTTAAGCATCTTTCTAAAGGGATTGGAGAATCTCTATCAGGAAAAATTGAAGGATATGAAGGTTGAGGAAGTTCCCATCCTTCCTGAAAGCATCTTTTACCACGTTTTTGACGTTCTGGGAATTAATGAGAGACAGCTTATTAGAATTCTCGATCAGATGGTAAAGGCTGGAGATGCAATAAGGGAGGACAAAATCGAGAGAAACCTTCCTCCTAGGAGCTATGTCGGAAGGGTAGGAGAATTTTTGCTCCTTTGGTTTGCCCTTATTGGGAAGGAGGATTATCTCTTTTTGATGAGCAGAGATAAAGGCTTCTCTCTTGAGCTTGTGGCATTGGATCCTTCAAAAGCTCTGAGTTTTATTAAGAATGTTCAATCGGCAATTTTCATGTCTGGAACGCTAACTCCCCTAGAAGCTTTTGCGGATATAATGGGAGTGGAGGGCAGGCTTAAAAAATTCCCCCGGATGGTTAAGAGGGAAAATGCCCTTGTTTTAGTTGCTAGGGATGTCTCCACAAGGGGGGACGAGAGAAGCCTTGAACTTTACAAGAAGCTTGCTAGATATGTTGTTGAAGCAGCAAAGTTCATCCCAAAAAACGTTGGCGTCTTCACGGCTTCTTACGAAGTCCTCGAAGGACTTTTATCTGCCAATGTTGATGTACGGATAAGAGAAGAGACTGGAAAAAAGGTATTTATCGAGAAGAAAGGGGCCTCTTCAAAAGAGAACGACCTTTTGGTGATGGCATTTAAGGAGGAAGCAAAGAAGGATGGGGCTGTTTTGCTTGGTGTGATGGGAGGAAGGAATAGTGAAGGGCAGGATTACAGCGGAGATGAGATGAACGGCGTTGTTTTAGTGGGCATTCCCTATGCGAGACCAACACCGAGGGTTCAAGCTCAAATAAGGTACTTCGAAAACAAGTTTCCTGGGAAGGGAAGGTACTATGGTTATATTTTACCGGCTCATAGGAAGCTCGTTCAGGCTGCTGGAAGAGTGCACAGAAGTGAAGAAGAAAAAGGAGCGATAATAGTTCTAGATTACAGACTTCTCTGGAAGTCTGTTCAAAGAGACCTCCCAGATTGGATGAGAGAAACACTAAAGCCTGTAACTTTAGCATCAATGAAGAGACATCTTATAGACTTTTATAGGGGAGAAAAAATTAAAGTTGAAGGGACTTAA